In a genomic window of Babylonia areolata isolate BAREFJ2019XMU chromosome 3, ASM4173473v1, whole genome shotgun sequence:
- the LOC143279877 gene encoding ubiquinol-cytochrome c reductase complex assembly factor 2-like produces MSATRYRNFFRLCEAWPLDPSKPGRDIAAVIRKRVAEAFKMGENTQISDVAKCDRSYESLQKLNTDFYKTKYQDKTATRTVGAAGLTYEQCHAVMASETLEELRQTEIGFFGKLKQTFTAERPN; encoded by the coding sequence TACCGCAATTTCTTCAGACTTTGTGAGGCATGGCCTCTGGATCCATCCAAACCTGGTAGGGATATAGCAGCTGTGATCCGCAAAAGAGTGGCAGAAGCTTTTAAAATGGGTGAAAACACCCAGATAAGCGATGTGGCAAAGTGTGACCGGAGTTACGAAAGCCTGCAGAAACTCAACACCGACTTTTACAAAACAAAGTACCAagacaaaacagcaacaagaactgtCGGAGCCGCCGGACTAACGTACGAACAGTGTCATGCAGTGATGGCGTCTGAAACTCTGGAGGAATTACGACAGACTGAGATCGGATTCTTTGGGAAATTGAAGCAGACGTTCACTGCAGAGAGACCAAACTGA